The following coding sequences are from one Gossypium raimondii isolate GPD5lz chromosome 4, ASM2569854v1, whole genome shotgun sequence window:
- the LOC105779135 gene encoding uncharacterized protein LOC105779135: MGFLEQFVKWIASCITSPRFSISLNGGLIGFFEGARGARQGVPLSPYLFAIAMNVLSTLLMVVVAYGVFKFHPKYLRVRLSHLSFADDLLIFAKEFYLLSGLQPNASKSELFVVGVSLEELEAMKTIIDFKVAKTNGWSSTHLSYVGRLQLIEAVILVFKLPGKDCYAYGARVCWQLICSAKSKGGLGLRRLEESNKARHLQLVRSILTEEGCLRIAWVQDYNMKGKSYWDVVPSSSSSWNWRRLLKLKELVAQMIY, encoded by the exons ATGGGATTCCTTGAGCAATTTGTCAAGTGGATTGCTAGTTGCATCACTTCTCCTAGGTTCTCCATTTCTCTTAATGGAGGACTCATTGGATTCTTTGAAGGGGCAAGGGGAGCAAGGCAGGGAGTTCCTCTCTCTCCCTATCTATTTGCTATTGCAATGAATGTCTTGTCCACACTCCTGATGGTAGTAGTTGCTTATGGTGTGTTCAAGTTTCATCCCAAGTATCTCAGGGTTCGGCTTTCCCACCTCTCCTTTGCAGATGACCTCCTCATCTTTGCTAAG GAATTCTACCTGCTCTCTGGACTACAACCTAATGCTTCTAAGAGTGAACTTTTTGTTGTTGGGGTATCTTTAGAAGAACTGGAGGCCATGAAGACCATTATCGATTTTAAAGTTG CTAAAACCAATGGCTGGTCTTCTACGCATCTTAGCTATGTTGGTAGGCTTCAACTCATCGAAGCTGTGATTTTAGTATTCAAGCTTCCTG GAAAGGATTGCTATGCTTATGGAGCAAGGGTCTGCTGGCAGTTGATTTGTTCAGCTAAATCAAAGGGTGGGTTGGGGCTGAGAAGACTTGAGGAATCGAACAAGGCTCGTCACTTGCAACTGGTCCGATCCATTCTTACTGAGGAAGGTTGTTTACGGATTGCTTGGGTTCAAGACTATAACATGAAAGGTAAAAGCTATTGGGATGTTGTTCCAAGCTCTTCAAGTAGTTGGAATTGGAGAAGGTTGCTTAAATTGAAGGAGTTAGTTGctcaaatgatatattaa
- the LOC105779842 gene encoding cyclin-D3-1 encodes MQEEQEQSRPLSLLDDIDALYCEEEEEDDDASSACNNGGNPFFPLDQDLFWDNEELLSMFSKEITQHKVVPAPDTINGADEFLAMARCVAVEWVLKVNARYGFTTLTAVLAINYLDRFLTSFRFQSDNKPWMIHLAAVTCLSLAAKIEETQVPLLLDLQDEDTKYVFEAKTIQRMEILILTTLKWKMHPITPLSFIDHIIRRLGLKTHLHWEFLKRCEHLLLCVISDSSSMHYLPSVLATATMMHVIDQVEPFTPIDYQNQLLDVLKIKKERVSECYNFVVDVSNKQSQKRKISRAPSLNRVFQNVVVASSHS; translated from the exons ATGCAAGAAGAACAAGAACAAAGCCGGCCTTTGTCCTTGCTAGATGATATTGATGCTCTCTattgtgaagaagaagaagaagatgatgatgctTCAAGTGCTTGTAACAATGGCGGAAACCCATTTTTCCCCCTTGACCAAGACTTGTTTTGGGATAATGAAGAGCTTCTTTCAATGTTCTCTAAAGAAATTACACAGCACAAGGTGGTGCCGGCTCCTGATACCATCAATGGTGCCGATGAGTTTCTAGCAATGGCTCGATGTGTTGCTGTTGAATGGGTGCTTAAAGTCAATGCTCGCTACGGCTTCACCACTCTCACGGCTGTGCTGGCCATTAACTATCTCGATCGGTTCTTGACTAGCTTTCGTTTTCAAAGTGATAATAAGCCATGGATGATCCACCTTGCTGCTGTCACTTGTCTTTCTTTGGCTGCAAAAATTGAAGAAACTCAAGTTCCCCTTTTGCTAGACCTTCAA GATGAAGACACAAAATATGTTTTTGAGGCCAAAACAATTCAAAGAATGGAGATTTTAATCCTTACAACTCTCAAATGGAAAATGCATCCCATTACCCCACTTTCATTTATTGATCACATCATAAGAAGGCTTGGCTTGAAGACACATCTCCATTGGGAGTTTCTCAAGAGATGTGAGCATCTCCTCCTTTGTGTAATCTCTG ATTCAAGTTCTATGCACTACCTTCCCTCAGTATTGGCCACCGCAACAATGATGCATGTGATAGACCAAGTCGAGCCATTCACTCCCATTGACTACCAAAATCAGCTCTTAGAtgttcttaaaataaaaaag GAAAGAGTAAGTGAGTGCTACAACTTTGTCGTCGATGTATCAAATAAACAATCTCAAAAGAGGAAGATCAGTCGAGCCCCATCGCTCAACAGGGTCTTTCAAAACGTCGTCGTTGCGAGCAGCCATTCTTAA
- the LOC105779840 gene encoding pentatricopeptide repeat-containing protein At4g26680, mitochondrial, whose product MNNFLSRHFSTLFDSVEVKPTSLKPLIDVNSSRKKWNPIPIPFRTIPEPRGQDLDFVNVVHSHLIHSDWNKLNALSTHFTPFRVKHVLLKIQKDHVLSLEFFNWVKTRNPTSHSLETHSVILHILTKNQKFKSAESVLRSLLVSGSLELPAKMFDVMLYSYRICDSSPRVFDLLFKTYAHAKKFRNATDAFSRMKDYGFFPTIKSCNAYLSSLLDLHRVDIALGFYREMQRCRLSPNVYTFNIVIHAFCKSGKLDKAMQVLREMEIMGFTPTVVSYNTLIAGCCNKGLMSLAMKLKSSMGKGGVHPNVVTFNTLINGFCKEGKLHEANKVFNEMKALNLAPTIVTYNTLINGYSQVGKSEMSNRLYEDMLKNGVKADILTYNALILGLCKEGKTKKAAYLVKELDKDNLAPNASTFSALISGQCVRKNSDRAFQLYKTMIRSGFHPIESTYSMLISTLCKNEDFDGAVQVLNDMIDRSVVPDSGTLFELHKGLSRFAKNQLAIILCKKLEDRHLMPKGFDKSKIISSQPENEDKTS is encoded by the coding sequence ATGAATAATTTCCTGAGTCGTCACTTCTCAACTTTGTTCGATTCTGTTGAAGTAAAACCTACTTCTTTAAAACCCTTAATTGATGTGAATTCAAgcagaaagaagtggaatccgATTCCAATTCCCTTCAGAACAATCCCTGAACCCAGAGGTCAAGACCTTGATTTTGTGAATGTTGTCCATAGTCACCTCATTCACTCTGATTGGAATAAGCTTAATGCTTTATCCACCCACTTTACCCCATTTAGAGTTAAGCATGTTTTGTTAAAGATTCAAAAGGACCATGTTCTTTCTCTTGAGTTCTTCAATTGGGTTAAAACTCGAAACCCCACTTCACATTCCCTTGAAACTCATTCAGTGATTCTCCACATTCTCACCAAAAACCAGAAATTCAAATCCGCTGAATCGGTTTTGAGGAGTCTTCTTGTGTCTGGTTCATTGGAATTGCCAGCTAAGATGTTTGATGTGATGCTGTATTCTTACCGAATATGCGATTCCTCTCCTCGTGTGTTTGATTTACTGTTTAAGACATATGCACATGCCAAGAAGTTTAGGAACGCTACGGATGCTTTTTCTCGGATGAAGGATTATGGGTTTTTTCCAACTATTAAGTCGTGTAATGCATATTTGAGCTCATTGCTTGATTTACATAGGGTGGATATTGCTTTGGGGTTCTACAGAGAAATGCAGCGTTGCAGGCTTTCTCCCAATGTATACACTTTCAATATAGTAATTCATGCGTTTTGCAAGTCAGGAAAACTTGACAAGGCTATGCAAGTGTTAAGAGAAATGGAGATTATGGGTTTTACTCCTACTGTAGTATCTTACAACACATTGATTGCAGGGTGTTGTAACAAGGGTCTAATGAGCTTAGCCATGAAGCTTAAAAGCTCAATGGGGAAAGGTGGAGTGCATCCAAATGTGGTTACTTTTAACACCCTTATTAATGGTTTTTGTAAGGAAGGGAAATTACATGAAGCAAATAAGGTTTTCAATGAGATGAAAGCCCTTAATCTGGCTCCAACTATTGTAACTTACAATACTTTGATAAACGGGTACAGTCAAGTAGGTAAGAGTGAGATGAGCAACAGGCTTTATGAGGACATGTTGAAGAATGGAGTTAAGGCTGATATACTGACATACAATGCATTGATACTGGGATTATGCAAGGAGGGTAAGACAAAGAAAGCTGCCTATCTGGTTAAAGAACTTGACAAGGACAACTTGGCTCCAAATGCTTCAACATTTTCTGCTCTTATTAGTGGGCAGTGTGTCAGGAAGAACTCTGACCGTGCATTCCAGCTTTATAAGACCATGATCAGGAGTGGTTTTCATCCAATTGAAAGCACTTATAGTATGTTGATTTCTACCTTGTGCAAGAATGAAGATTTTGATGGAGCAGTGCAGGTACTAAATGATATGATTGATAGATCAGTGGTTCCCGACTCTGGTACTTTGTTTGAGCTGCACAAGGGACTCAGCCGATTTGCTAAAAATCAATTGGCAATTATCCTATGCAAAAAACTGGAAGATAGACATCTGATGCCAAAAGGTTTTGATAAATCCAAAATTATCAGTTCTCAACCAGAAAATGAGGACAAGACATCTTGA